From the Paenibacillus sp. R14(2021) genome, the window CAGTACCCTTCGTTATATCACCTCCTAACAGGGAAATGGTTGTTTGATTAATCTTTATTTAGTTCTCATATTACTCCTCCATCTGCTTTCCATAGCCAAAGTATCGCTAATATCCCGATCAAATGGAGTATCTTTTTACATTGTAGCAGGAGAGGGATTTGGTTGGAATTTTTCAGAGGAGGAACGGTCGTAAGGATACTTAAGCTATGAATGTGGAGAAGTAAGACAAAGAGCCTCAATAGTAGGAGGCTCTTTCGGCACAATTAGCATAAGCTAATGGCGAGTTTGAATTAAACAATCAGAGAATCACCACAACCAACGGCGTTGGCGGGGAATATAGAAAGCAAAAATAATAAAGCAAGCTTATCAACAAGAGTTCCTTTTTGTCAATAACGAATACTGGTATGAAGATAACATTGGATATACGAGAAATGGCCGTAGATATAGTATCTTACGGCTATTTTCTTGCATAATTTTAGGACTCAAAATAGGGTGCTACAAGTTAGAGTGCATTCTCTTAATTATGTGATTGTTTTTATCCATTCATAACAATCTTCGCTCTATGACGAGCAATTAGTAATCTTTGCGTAGCCTGCTCAACGAAATGAGCGATATTACACTTGAAAGGATCAAAATAACAAAAACGAGAAGCTTATAAACTTGAAGAGGGAAATCAAAAAAAACATCGGCTAAAATCAAAATGCTTATCATCCCAGAAACGTATGAAAACGACATTCTTGAGGATAACCCCAAAATTTTAGCTCCTCGTTCGTCCATGCCTTCTTCCTTAATAAATTTCCTATCATAATAGAAATAATAAATAATGACAACAAGGCCAATTAACGCAGTGATTAATTCCAACCATTCCATTCTAAATCCCTCCTCTTAATATTCCTTAAATTGAAAAACTTCCGTGATTTCAACTTCAAATAATTTAGCGAGCTTGAAGGCTAGGATTAATGAGGGGTTGTATTTGTTTGATTCGATTGAGGCAATCGTTTGTCTGCTGACGCCTAGACGATCAGCAACTTCTTGCTGTGACCATTTTTTTGCTGCTCTAAAGAGGTATACGTTGTTTTGGAGCTCTCCATTTATATGCATTTTTTCCTCCTTGCTCGTATTGCAATAAATATTTGTCATTTTGTAAATTATTTTTGTCAAAGTGTAATTTGTTTTATTTAAACATCTCTGTTGATTAGAAATGGCTATAATATCAATTGAAATTCAGCCTTTTGTTTTGCAGTAACACAGCTATTTGTATTTGTAATTGAGGAGTTGCTTATGCGTTTTTACGGTCAAAAAGTACGTGCCCCCATACATCCGGTATATATACCGAAAGAGAATTTTATTAATGGGTATATAAGAGAAGTGTTCAGAGGCTCAGCAAGGTACCGAGTTATGTAACAGGGATAAAAAATAGACCGCACTGGAATGTCCAGCACGGTCTTATCTAACCATTCTTTTTTTCTTTCTTGGGAGGGACTAGCGAATCGAGTTTATTAGCTGCATCCTTATCGGCCGATTGTAGAGCATGTCCGTAGACATTCATCGTCGTTGAGATATTCGAGTGCCCGAGTCGTTCCGAGATAAGTTTGGCATGTACGCCTTTGTTAATCAATAAAGTTGCACTCGTATGTCTGAGATCGTGGAATCTAATGTACTTTAGACCATGTTTCTTAAGAAAATTGCGAAACCAGAGGTAAGGTGACTCAGGATAATAGGCGTTGCCCTCATCATTAGTAAACACGAAGAAATGATCTCCGCCTTTCCATGCATCGCCTAGCACAAGGCGTTTCTTTCGAGATTCAAGGGAGTAATCTTTGAGATGCTCTACTACAGTATCCGACAAGCTTACCCTTCGTTTTGACTTTGCTGTTTTAGGTTCGGATATGATTCTTTGACCGTTAATGGAATGCGAAATACTTTGCTTTACTTCGAGGATGCCCTTATTCAAATCGATGTGTTTCCACTCCAATCCAACTAGTTCACCTCTACGAAGTGCAGTAGTTATCGCAAGCATAATCATCATACGCCACTTTAAGGGTTCCTTTTCTAGAAACTCAAACAACATACTGACTTCCTCTTCATCATATACTTCAATCTCTTTCCGAATAACCTTTGGCTTCTTGATATCCGCGGCGGGATTGCTCTTGATAAGCTTCCACTCCACCGCACGAGAAAATATATTTTTAAGAATTCGATGTGTATATTGGATGGTACCTGAAGAGAGTGGGCCTTTTTTGCCGTCTTGTCGGCTACCCTCCTTGCCGAGATCGGAGATAAAGTTGACTATTTGAAATGGTTGAATTTTATCCAGACGCATATGACCAAAGACCGGTAGAATCCGATTTTTTAGGAACCGCGAATAAATATCTAATGTTTTTATTCCAAGGTCACTCTTTGCATACTTCTCCTTCCATTCACCTACGAAAGCTGCAAAGGTCATTTTTTCAGGGGCGATGTAGTGTCCTGATTCAACTTCAGTTTCAAATTCAGCGAGAAGCTTTCTTGCTTCGCGTATTCCTTTTGCCTTTACAGTTCTAGTGCGTTTTAGTCTCTTTCCGTCAGCTTTAATTCCGGCCTCAACAACTAAAAGCCATGAATCATTACCTCGTTTTTGTAAACTTGCCATGAGAATACCTCCTATTATGCATGTGATTCAATGTCGGATAAACAATAGTTTTTTGTCTCTTGTTCGTGAAACCACGTCAGCAAAGTATCTCTTCTAAAAAGGATTTTATTTCCAATTCTAGTATGTGGAATTTTCTTCGCTCGGACCTCAGCGTAAAGCTTGTCTTTAGAAATCTGACATTCAAAAACCTCTTCCCAGGCTTCTGTTAAGGTTAATGTGTTCCGTTTCGCCATGGGAATATAATCGATTGATTGCTTATAAGAATTAGGCATAATAGAAAAAACCTCCTTAAATATAGAGTAAAACTTCTGGGGATTGTCAGCATTTTTCGGATACCCCAAATTTCAATTGCGAAACAGAAAGTTGTTGTTTTCTTTAACCGACCTCCAGTAAATCATAATGATTGTGTTCCCCGATTATAAGCCGGCCGATCAGGTGATGGGGGGAATTCGGCTAATTGAGTTAGATCACTGGTAAAACACACAAAAAAGCCCTTTTCAGTAGAAAAAAGCTTACTACCTGAAAAGGGCTTTGTATTTAGACGGAGAAATCGCCAATTATTAATTAAACAGAGAATTAAAGATAGAATGATCCCCAGACCGTATGGAGGGAATAGAAGTAAAGGGTAAAAACTACATGGTATAATTTTATAATATATACCCAAGTAAGTCTTGTCAAGTTAAGGTGAATACTATTTCGTGATTGATTAAGCAGAGAGGAATTGGCTCAGATATTTCAAAAAAGTAAAAAAATCAGTTCGACAGAAGGCAAAGGAAGCAGGGGCCTCATTATTTTATGTGGAAAATGTTCGCGAAGAACCCAATGGCTAAAAAATCGTACTAGATAAAGATTTAAGTAAAGTAGATCCATACTCAAAAGTTAGAAGTATATCAAGAAAAGCATATGTTCATCTAAAAAGCGTGCTAGTACGGAACTAAATATAGAACCCTTTTCAGTCTGAAAAGGATCCGATACTTGGGTATGCAAGTTTATGCCTGTTTAATTGGGGGCAAAATCTTCAGTATTTCCTCGGTGATTTTGTGTATCGTTTTTATCTCTTGTACAGACCGTGGTTTTAATAAGGAATTATGAAGAGTTAGAATATAGCCTTTGTTTGCTTCCTCTTCAGATATTAAATTCTTGTTTATGTTTGTTAGATTAATAAACTGTTCCAAATCTACATCCAACGCTGTGATAATCCGTTCTAAGGAATCTAAGGAAATATTTCTGGTGCCCCGTTCAACTGCCCCAACATATTGGTACATGAGCTGTGCTTTGTCGGCTAGTTTGACCTGCGTTAATCCTTTTTC encodes:
- a CDS encoding helix-turn-helix transcriptional regulator yields the protein MHINGELQNNVYLFRAAKKWSQQEVADRLGVSRQTIASIESNKYNPSLILAFKLAKLFEVEITEVFQFKEY
- a CDS encoding site-specific integrase, with amino-acid sequence MASLQKRGNDSWLLVVEAGIKADGKRLKRTRTVKAKGIREARKLLAEFETEVESGHYIAPEKMTFAAFVGEWKEKYAKSDLGIKTLDIYSRFLKNRILPVFGHMRLDKIQPFQIVNFISDLGKEGSRQDGKKGPLSSGTIQYTHRILKNIFSRAVEWKLIKSNPAADIKKPKVIRKEIEVYDEEEVSMLFEFLEKEPLKWRMMIMLAITTALRRGELVGLEWKHIDLNKGILEVKQSISHSINGQRIISEPKTAKSKRRVSLSDTVVEHLKDYSLESRKKRLVLGDAWKGGDHFFVFTNDEGNAYYPESPYLWFRNFLKKHGLKYIRFHDLRHTSATLLINKGVHAKLISERLGHSNISTTMNVYGHALQSADKDAANKLDSLVPPKKEKKNG
- a CDS encoding helix-turn-helix domain-containing protein, which translates into the protein MPNSYKQSIDYIPMAKRNTLTLTEAWEEVFECQISKDKLYAEVRAKKIPHTRIGNKILFRRDTLLTWFHEQETKNYCLSDIESHA
- a CDS encoding helix-turn-helix domain-containing protein, whose amino-acid sequence is MDTVRKLIGKKIRAIRREKGLTQVKLADKAQLMYQYVGAVERGTRNISLDSLERIITALDVDLEQFINLTNINKNLISEEEANKGYILTLHNSLLKPRSVQEIKTIHKITEEILKILPPIKQA